The Phoenix dactylifera cultivar Barhee BC4 chromosome 12, palm_55x_up_171113_PBpolish2nd_filt_p, whole genome shotgun sequence genome includes the window ACCTGTCCTCTTTCTGAAAACCACTTCAGTCAGTGCAGCATCCACTTCAGTCACCGAATCATTCTCATCTTCTTTAGGTTTTACCCATCGTGAAGTTCCACACCTTCGGCATGACTCTTGGTTGCTATTTTCACCACGATATAAAATGCAGTCATTCGGACAACTATGTATCTTCTCGTATCCAAGGTCCAACTCTTTTAttagttttttggcttcatatgaAGATGATGGCAAAATAACACCTTCCGGAAATGcatcctttaataattgaagaagcatggtaaaagacttgctggaccacccattcaaatatttcaaatgtaataaatgcggaagaaaagaaatcttcgtaaaattcttacaacccggATACAGTTCTTGATCACAATCTTTCACCAAGTTATCATAATGAGCTGTGCCATCAGCTGGTATAGATTCCTCAACATGCATGGACTGATCAATAACTGCACGCTCATTTTCTCCTACAGTTCTGATATTATGTCCAAGAGCATCTCTAAGTAGgccccttatatcatcttcttctACAGAATTTTGTTCCGTGTCACTACATCCAAAATTGAAGGTGTCTTCTACATAGGAGGGTTGGCTACATGAAGGTATGAACTCTCCATGGAGTACCCATTCAGTATAACCCTTTAGAAAACcattccataccaaatgttcttcaacaatttttggatcaagagcagaaccgtttacacatttttgacatggacaatAAATCTTTCcgttcatattagatttctcaaaagcaaacttaatgaaattctgaactccatccaaatattcggcactggatctcaacttatttatccaacttttgtccattctattagaaTATGATATTTGAACTGCAGTTCATACAAAAAAGATAAACACTATTAGAAGGATGGACTACATATAAATGTGCTGGTTACATAATTTCCAAAATGCATATAATCACATCTATAATTCGGTACAACTCATCGTTGTCTACTTCTCTGTTGTTTTGTTTGATTGGTCCAATGAAATTAAAATGAGTTTAGTGGAAGAATTTATAGCTATCCCTTGAAATGGAGCATCATATCTGTATCTGCTTTCATTGAAGTTGCATTCCTTGTACTTCTTTCAGTTATATTGATCTTTAGAGCCTTATCATCTATATTTCATTGCATTCCCTTAAAAACATTAGACAGCAAATGACAAGGAGTAcctcctaaaaaaaataaattaataaattaacCAAGCGTCCTCTGTTACTTCATGCTTTGGTGATGGCATTAGCATATGATGTATACTTCCTgtcaagtgttttttttttcttttatgaatttATCTTTTAAGAACCCAGGACCATTGATATTTCTGCTCGTTACAAAGAACATCAATGCTGGGTTTGAGTTTTGTGGGAGTTTAAAAGTGTCTCGGGGGGATGTGGAATGCGTAACAATGACTTTATGAATTATTACATTTATATGATACCAAACCCTAATGTATGATTGATCTATGTGCTAAATTTTTATAAGATACCGAACATATAGTTTATCCAGTCTGCCAATATAGCTCATTGCTTCATCCACACTCATGCAGATGACAACATATAGTTCATCCCCCAAAAAGACTACATATATAACTCTGATAAATAGCATTCATATATCTGTACATCCAGTGAATGGGCtatattggttttttttttttactcatgAAAAGTACGTgtttatgtatgcatgcatgtctatgaatatatgtgtacatatacacacacatatacatacaatatatatatattgtatgtatatatatttgtatgtgtGTATTCCTATCATTAAATGCAGTTGCTTTGAAGGGAAAGGCACAAGTGGGCTTCTTGTGCCATATCATATTCTTTTCTTGTGTCATGTCATAAATGTATATTGGAGCAGGAGAACCCAAGAAATTTACTTGGAGCATGAGAACCCAAGTAAATTTTCACATGtgtataaagcaaatgtataaaGAAATGCTTTGTAAAATGAAACAATTAATAAATAGGGCATTTTTTTCTTACTTCTGAATCAACAACAGTAATTGTAAAATGTGATTGCGGATAACTTCACGGCTCTTTCTTACTGCAGATTCTTTGCACAAAAGAACAAGCTCATCTACCAATCTGAGCAGAAGAATAACAAGTCAGCAGTAGCTTCTATTCAACAGAATCCACAACTAAATAATTAATTAGCAGACTATCTAAATTATAAACGAGattaaaatacaaaatattttcacccaagattcaatcaagagttCAAGATTTCCATCTTGTTTCCTAATGGGAAGGATTGGCTGTCAAAAAGGAACTAATACAGATAGAGACAATTAACACCAAGTAAATTCATCCAAACATAATTATATACCATTGGCTTCTTCCATGATAGATGATATTAGATACATTTATATGTGCTTCTAAACTTGGGATAAACCTAATAAGCAGAATAAACTTTGGGAGAACAAAAGGAATGATTATATACAATTAGATGGACACCGGTTGAATTTTTGAGCAATCTCAATTTTCATCTGAATAGAGTTGTACAAGACAAAATCATATCAACATGAACAGTTAAGCATACCTTTCAATATATGGTGATTTCCTGATCCATGGCACCTCTATATGCTTATCTGAGAGCATCCATGTGAGTTATGAACATAAATGCATGCatacacatgtatatatatccaatttatacacataaattTTCACATGTGTAGGTGGGACAACATAAATGCTTTATACACATGTAGCCACCGACGCTTCTTTGAAGCGTGAGGATATGTGACGACGGGGGTATTTTTTCCCGACGCTTGTggatagcgtcggcaaaaaagggtCGCCTTTTTCCAATTTTCCTGTAGTGCTCAAATGATGTGGTCAATAAAAACAATACAATAAACTTCAAAAGGATTCTTCTTTCCCAACAGGAAGAAGAACAAGTAAATAAACTGAAGAACAGAGAATACTAGCATAAAAGGCATCCACGACTGATATCAATTATGTTTGGCTTCAGAGAATTCTCCCACAGCCAACTTAACAGTACTCAGGTTTACAGCACTCATGTCGACAAGTGACCCAAAAGAACACCATGCCCCAACTACACGAAACAAAACAATCAAACAGAAGGCATATGTGGGTcgcggagaagagagagagagagagaggggtgtaAGAGATAGACCCTCAAAGAGTGTATACATAGaccatttgatttctgttttccCTTGAAGCTCAGCACAAAAGCCCAATATAAGCCACAATCTATTGAAACCAAAGCAAAACACGAGAAAGGAAAACCATTTCCAGAATCCatttttaaagaaagaaatgtaaaaaaaaaggataaacccCATCATCAGCAACCAAGAACACATATATTAGATGGGAAAAAAGATCAAAAATAAAAGGCCGAAAAAGGATGGAAGGATTAGCAACGGTAGATCTCACTTCACGTTAGGGCATTCCCTAGCGAAGTGGCCCAGCACCGGCCGGAATGGCGGCCGCCCCGGGCGGTGATCGGGATGGAAGCCCCTCCTCATACGCCGGGCCGGATCGGGCGCAACGAAAccctaaaaattctcttagCGATTTCGCGAAGAAAGATGAAAGCCGAAAGAGAGAGAGGTCACGACGAGTGGGACTGAAGAGGGAGAGACGGTGGAAGGAACGGAACACGAGGGCTAGCGTTTTACTTGCCGAAAGCGGGAGGGAAACGGCTGAACAGCAACGGTGGGGAGCAGAACAAgcgagaaggagggagaggagggaggagaagaacacTACCTCGGGCGGGCGGAGCGGGTTGGGGTCGGTCGgtcgacgccggagaggaggaagatggggGCCAAGGCAACGCCGAGAGGAAGAAGACGAAGGCCGCTGAGTTCGGTGGCTttagcgccggagaggaggagaaagagagggcTCGGGAGTAGCTAGGGCAAGTCTGCGGGATGGTGGGCCTTAAGGTGCCTtcggcgacgcttataagcgtcgttttaCCGTTTGGCTTAACCACGCatataagcgtcgtcttaggccatcaacaacgacgctttaaagcgtcgtttggcttgagtcaacgacgacgcttaaaagcgtcgtctaaTCCCTCAATTTACCCACGCtcattaaaagcgtcggtaaaatctAGCGCGGGAGAagaatttaccgacgcttttcaaTAGCGTCGGCAATTAAGCGTCGGCGTTTCTCCCTTTTACTGTAGTGGCTGCTCTTTCCAAGAACAAAGCTAGCTCGAAACACGATAAAATTCAAGGCTGCTGGGGTATTCGCATATGGATTTCAGCTTGATTTAGTGGTTTGAAGTAATTACTATTTAATACCCTGCCATGCGTTATAGCAGTTTCAGAGAcacaaccttggaccctgaatACATTTGCTTGGTGCAAACTATATGCTTTTCCATGACCATCCATGAGAGATGCCCATTTTTATCTCATTCTAAATAGACTTTAAAGATAATTCGTGCGTATAGGAATTGTTATCAAATGCATTCGTCAGAACATCCGTTCAGATACAATCATATTCATACAACAAAAATGAACATTAAATCCTTGTCTAGTCAAACACAATAGGAGTACAATCTAGCAAATGCTAGCTTGAGCCATTCCATATTCCATAACTTTACACTCCCAGTTTGTCCCATAGAAACAATATTCAGGATCATCCCCTCCCTCGAAATTCAGAAGAGAAGATAATGAAAAGGATGGCATGCCAAGGAACAGCTATCAAGCCCAAAGAATCAGATCATTCTCGGCTTGGCGACTATGGTAGAGTGCTTCAGAATGTGAAGGCTAAACTGCCCACCTTTCTCACTCGTATCAAGTTTCTTCTGCCCTGGAGGTGGCAACAGCTCAAAGTTCTGGACCAAGCGGCCAATGGTGATCCCCAGAATTGGCAATGCAAGGATAATTCCTGGGCAGCTCCTCCGGCCAACCCCAAATGGCAAGTAGCGGAAGTCATTGCCATTGGCCTCCACCTTGGCCTCCTCCTCCAAGAACCTCTCAGGCCGGAACTCCTCGGGTTTCTTCCAGTGGTCAGGGTTGTTCGCAAGCCACCATGCATTCACGAGGATCTTGCTCTCAGCAGGGATATCAAAGCCACCAAGCTTGGCATCATGGAGATTCATGTGGGGGACCAGTAGGGGGATGGCCATACGAAGGCGGAGTGTCTCCTTGATGACAGCTTGAAGGTATGGGAGTTTCTGGGTGTCGGGCTCGGTAACCGCAACACCAGGGCCAAGCACAGTGTCAAGCTCGTTTCGGAGCTTCTGTTGGACGTCAGGATGGTTCACAAGCTCTGCAATTCCCCACTCGATTGACCACAATGTTGTCTCAATGGCTGCATATAGCAATAAAATTGGGGCATTAGTATGATGCAAGAATGGCATATCAATCCTTTGAGAGTTAAATTTTGCCCttcaaggaggaagaagaataggagATATATGTAACAACCCAGTACCTCATCCAAAGTTACTAgccaaaatatattatttggattctttattctatataagtacctaaaatctactcggtgaataaccgatgtgggactaaacatacgcctgcacgaatcctcacatacttctccTGTTTAAGCCCTGACGTTCTCGTCGGGTTAAAAGTTCAAATCAATATAAgtctaatcacaagcatcatTCATTCAGCCCGTGGTTAGTctcaatagatccgtgctgtagtgtcccctagtcgacataggttatgggttgaatccgctctaataccatttgtaataacccaggaccttatccaaaatggctagccggaagatattattttggttccttgatcctgtgtaagtactcaagatctatctaataaataactGATGTGAAACTTAACACACGACGGCATGGCTCCTCATAATATACCTGCTACATTAATGTTCTCAACGATGTAAAGTACATTGTCCTCATTGatctctcccttcttctccgCATCCAGGATGTGATCAATTGCACACTTGAGCCCTGCATTATCTACCGGTTTGGTGCTTGCCAGCTTCCTGATCCATCAAACAGAAAAAATTGAATCAATCAATCAGATATTCAAACAATAGAAGATTGCCTTAAAATAGAGCGCTTCAAAATGTATAAAAAGAATAGATGCAATAGAACATTATTATATTCAAGATTCGTCATCGCGATACTGGACCCCCATACCtatgccacactagcatagtatcggtcgagtacaatttttttttatatacagaGTGTTGGTACACCGTTCATACTAAATACCGGTATCGAATTGATACAGTAAGATGCATCATGTATTGTCTGATTTGAGCCGGTACGGCATATCATGATTATATTAAATGATTAAAAGAGAGATAGCACCTCAATCCAAAATAAGAGCTTTAAACCGTGGGAAACCTCTTAGAATATACGCAAGAGAACATTATTATGTTAACCCCATACCAACACAAGAGAATGgacgggggaaaaaaaaaaaagaggaaagaaaaaccATAAATAAACCCCTGTATTGATAACCCAAACATTCCccttttttactttttatttttgatttttagtgATGAGCACAACCCTCAGTCCAAACCATCCCTCTAACAAAACAACATAAAACTAATAGAATCGAAAGGAATAAAATAAGGCAAATCCTAATAGAAGTCAGACCAAAAGTAGTTTAGAAAGTGCCTTCATGAaatcagaataaataaataacaaataaagaaaaaagaggtAAAGATCTACTCACTTCCTCTCCTCAAGGAAGTAATCCTTGAAGAGCTGCAGCCTCCTCTCTTTAACCTCCTTGCAGATCTTGAGGTACCCCCTCAAGAAAGGCCTCAAGAGGGGGATAAAATCCCCATAATTATACTCAAAACTCTGGGCCAATCTGCTCCTCTCCCCATTCAGCGCCTTCAGCCGCAGGAACAGAGGATCCTCCTCGCTCTCGAACCTCCGGTCGAACATAATCCGATACATATTGTTATACATCATCAGCTGCAGCCTCCTTCGGAGCACGATCCCCTCCGTCGCCGCCTTCGGGTCGGCCTTGACGTCGGCGACGACCCTCGCGGCCTCGTCCTCCCACCCGGTGCGGTACTGTTGGACTACTTTGTTGGTGAAGAAAGGGACGGTCATGATGCGGCGCATCTTGCGCCAGTGCTCGCCGTAGACGGTGAAGACCATGTCCTGGCCTTTGCCGGTGAAGATGTCGAAGACGACGTTGCGGGTGCGGGAGCCGAACTCGACGCCCTGTGTGTGGAGGACGTCGCGGGCGACCGCCGGGGAGGAGACGACGACGAGGTTGCGCTGACCCatgcggaggaggaggatgtcGCCGAAGCGGCGGGCGAGGGCGGAGAGGTTGCGGTGGTTGAGGTCGTCGCCGACCTGCAGCCAGTTCCCGAAGACCGGCACGGGGAGCGGCCCCGGCGGCAGCCGGAAGCGCTTCCCCCGGAGCTTGGAGACGGCAATTGCGACGACGATGGCGGCGAAGAGGCCCAGAAGGGCCTTCTCTAGGAGCACCAGATCCATCGCCCAGAATGAGGGTGAtgaaggggagagaaggaagtaGGTTCGGTGAGTGCGCGATAGAGGGATGGCGAGGGGAATATTTAAACGGGTGGGGGCTTCGACGGGAGCCGTTAGATTTGACGGATGGTGGGGGAAGGGGTAGGTAGGGACGGTAAGATGTATGCGCGTGCCGCGGAAGAATGGGTGGGTGTTCAATTCGTGGGCCCAACAATTTGGACGGATGCCGAACTAGGGTCCGTAGGCTGCACATGGTTGGAGATTCGAAGAGCCGCTAATTATTTTGTACGCGCAATTAACGTGATATAACAGATATATGGGATTATTTGATGGACGGTCAAGATTCTTGCTAATTAGTATGCGGAATGGGTGGGTGCTCGCCGGACCAGAATCAAAGTGGGGGATGGAGATGCGTGGACTCTTTACCTTCGATGATAAAGAATTAATAATGTTTATGGCATACCGACGAGCCATTTTGTTCGTAGCTCTTGGCTTTCtataaaaaaacttttaaaaaatataaatttattttttatcttatttatgttaggattttatttccaattttagcctttaatttttgaatttgagTATGAATCAGAGAACCGTTAGTATCTCATTTAATGTGGCGTATACGATAATAGATGACTCAAATGGAAGTTTGTTGTAGTTAATGCCGGCTTTATTTTATTGGCGATGATTTGggttctctaaattttttttgaacttttttctAACATCTCATCTCCACAAAGATTACAATAACACTAGTACATCAAAAAAAGGGAATCCCTTCATTCATGGTTCTATCTCTATATTATTTGTGAATGAAATAAGGGTTGTTACTTTTTAGAGTACAGCAAGATAACCACCTTCCCGACCCTAGCAGTCAGCAAGAAAATGGTACCTAACCATTCAAATTATCATTGTCTTAACGGGTTCAAGAGCATAACATGAAGTAGATGAGTGAATGTGTTGGGATAAAATGCAACCAGAGTGGTCCTCAGCAATATAAATGTCAGAGTGAATTTAAGGTGAGATGAATGTGAGCTATTGAAAACGCTCTATAAGGACATTAGCATTGAAAGTTGAACTAGCACCAAGCTGAGGGGTGGTGTCTCCTAGCAGAGTTCAATGGTAATGTTCGATGCATTAGGGGAGGCTGTTGACAATTCTCTTACAAGGGAAATATATTCAATTGGTAATGTTCAATGTCCTAAAATCTCGAACATCTAATACTCCTTAATTGGTTCTTCTAAtactttcaacaaaaaaaaactctttaacTCTTCCCAACCACACAGCAGTTGCCAAAAGAATAAGGCACGATGAGGGCTCGATTGCTActtaggactcgtttggttcgcaggaaaagaagaagaaaagcatggtcaacgaaaaatgaaaaaaaaaaagtccattATTTGTttgaagttttcaaagaagagagatgaaaaagcagcattttcatgaaaataaaattttcatgttttataagaaagaaaaatccatAAAGAATGTGACAAAGCTACTTTCCTACTGGTTgagaattaaaatattttttttttcaaaactacgCTTAAaccatcaaaatctatgaataagattttttttattaaggatataatagatattttatacaacttttttagaaaattagATGTTCGACCAAGTATAAGCCACTCTAAAATGGCTACTTTTTTTTAGTCAATCAAACATACCAAATTCACATTTCGAGatattatattatcaaaaataagcttttcagaaaaaaaaaatttcaacgagaaaatttttttttttgcagccaAATGAGTTCTTAAAACACAAGATATGAATGCCAGTGCATGGTTGTGATCACTTGTCACTTACCACGTTGAAGGAGAGAATAGGATCTGAAGCGGGCACATTTGTTGGGATTTTCCAAGTTAGGTTGTTTTACACGATATTTTATAACCAATGCGTGGGATATCATGTCAGGTTATGAAAAAATCGTGGCAAAACAATGTATAACAACCAAATCACACCCATATATGATAGTTGTTGCTTGCACATTGTTAAATAGAGGATAACGggaattatagcatgaaataatATTTACGCTGTAATCTTATTTTACCTAGGAAAATCACTTTGGGTATCGTGAGATATTAttttccaccaaaaaaaaaaaagaccagtTATTACACAAATTTTGGGAATCTTCATGCGTGTTAGAAAGTAGTCAACTCTAGACCGTATCTCTCTCCCTTCTAtaaaatctatatttttaaaataaaataaaaatagttacAAACATTAAGGAT containing:
- the LOC103708914 gene encoding trans-cinnamate 4-monooxygenase yields the protein MDLVLLEKALLGLFAAIVVAIAVSKLRGKRFRLPPGPLPVPVFGNWLQVGDDLNHRNLSALARRFGDILLLRMGQRNLVVVSSPAVARDVLHTQGVEFGSRTRNVVFDIFTGKGQDMVFTVYGEHWRKMRRIMTVPFFTNKVVQQYRTGWEDEAARVVADVKADPKAATEGIVLRRRLQLMMYNNMYRIMFDRRFESEEDPLFLRLKALNGERSRLAQSFEYNYGDFIPLLRPFLRGYLKICKEVKERRLQLFKDYFLEERKKLASTKPVDNAGLKCAIDHILDAEKKGEINEDNVLYIVENINVAAIETTLWSIEWGIAELVNHPDVQQKLRNELDTVLGPGVAVTEPDTQKLPYLQAVIKETLRLRMAIPLLVPHMNLHDAKLGGFDIPAESKILVNAWWLANNPDHWKKPEEFRPERFLEEEAKVEANGNDFRYLPFGVGRRSCPGIILALPILGITIGRLVQNFELLPPPGQKKLDTSEKGGQFSLHILKHSTIVAKPRMI